The Nitrospirota bacterium DNA window TATACATATATTAAACCAAAAAAAACCAACCCGTTCATTCCAGTTCCCCCAGCAAACGCATGAGATCATCATATTTCCTTAACGAGAGTTTTTGTTGTAATCTTTCCTGCGCGCTCTCCCAGTTTGGTAAAGTCGAAATAAACTTCTTCTTACCAGCCTTCGTAAGTCCGACCAGGCGTTCTCGGCGGTCTAATCCGGGCCGGGTTTGAAGCAGACCCTCTTCAATTAAAGGCTTCAACGTTCGCGTCAATGTCGTGGAGTCGAGGGACAAAACGGCCCCTAGCCTCCCCTGGGCGATCTCCCCGGCTCTTGAAAGCGCCATCAAAAGAGTAAATTGGCTTAACTCAAGCCCCGTACCCGCAAGTTCTTCGTCATAGAGCCTGGTGACGAGTCGAGCGGCCCTTCGTAAATTGGCGCAGGCACAGGGCAAGGCAAATCGGTTTTTTTTTGGACTTAACGATTCTTTTTTCATTACAGTATATGTATATACATCTTTATTGAAAATGTCAAGAAAAATGAAATTTCTTATAGAGAGAGCTTTAAAGCTTTCGCATTGTACCTTGCTTTCCATATGCTCCTCCTTGCTGTGGCGTCATGGCCTGACCTTCAACTGCATAATATGGCGACGCGTGCCTGCACGCCCCGTCTCACAGAAACCCGCTTCTTCAAACATAGATACGAAACCCATGAAACGATAGCTTGGGGAGTCTGGGTCTACTGGGTAAGCTTCGACAATCGACGCACCGTGTGCCCGGGCATGCTCGACTGCGGCTTTGACAATACGTCGCGTAATGCCTTGACCCCGAAGCCGCCGTACAACAAAGAAGCACGCAATCGACCAAATACCTTCATCGGCGCTGTCATCGTCTACAAGCCGTCGATAGGTAGATCGCGGCGCCACTGAGCACCACGCGACAGGTTCTCCATCCATGTATCCCAACAGCCCGATTGGAATTCCGGCGGAGACGCGCCCCGCAATCGCCTCCTTGCGACTCACCCCGTCTTTGTGCTTTGCCTCAGCCGGCGTTTCTCTCCAGACCATGCACCAGCAAAACTTCGGGCCACCGCGACTTTCAAATAAGCGCTCGAAGTCCGCCCACCGGCTGGCATTCACCTCGCGAAACACGAGACGGTCGATTTCAGTGTGATGATCCATTCGATGCACAATGATTAAGTTTAGGCTCCCGAAAATTCGTAACTGAAAGAGAACGGAACGGACTCACTGGTGGCGACGTAACTCCCCTTGCCAACAATGCCCGCCAACTCGCCGGTACCCGAGCCAGGGACGATGGACCAAGCGCTGCGCGCCCCGCCACTATCGTAGGTGCCGACATGCTGAATGATAAAGCTGCCGGATTTACCCGCTACAACCCCTTTAACCCACTCCATGCCGACAAAGCTCGCCGTGCCATTGGCCGCATGGGACATAAGGAATTCAACAAAACCTTCTCCGCTGATGTCACCTTGATATGCTAGAGACACTTTTGCCCGAGTTAGCTTTGCCCCGCCCTCGAACTCTTGATAAGGCTTTTCATCCCAGCTTATAACTTTAAATGTGCAGTTCGCTTCTCTGCTCATAGTGCGGAAGAGTTGTCGCTTAAAAAATTAATATCTGATTTTTGGATAGTAACAAATCGAATTACAAATGGCAATTCTATCCCAAAAACGATAGAAAGTTGCATTGCGAGCGAAGTAAAGCAATCTTGCTATCTTGAACCACGATCGCCACGCACCCGACAGGTGCTCGCGATGACAAGTAAAACAAGGAATTACAAATAATTCGGTATTTAAAACAAAAAAATAAAAACTCCAACCCATTCATCCCGCCGACTGGAAATAACGCTTTTTCTTTTTTACCACCGCCTTTTCCGGTTTGAAAGCAAAATGATTAAAGCATACGAAAAGGGAAAGCTTACATCCACTGCTCCATCAAAAGCCGAGCTTCAAAAATTCCGGATTGTTAGCCTTCTTTGATAATATGAGTCAACGATACATTTTTCGGAACCGCCTCGGTAACATTTTTTATGAGGCACTTCGGCGGATTGACAAATTTAAAACGCCTGTTATACTCAATTTAATTAATTAATTAAGGAGTAAAACGATGGAAAAATTGCTTAAAAATCGGTTTCTGGTTTTAGGATTACTTTTATCCTCTGTATTCTTTCTTTTAACCCTTCCGGCTTGCGGTGGCGGTGGAAGCAGTGGGGGAAGCCTTACCACGGGAGTCTCGCTTTCCGGGACAGCCGCCTCTGGGAAACCGGTTATCAATGCCACCATTACTGTGAAAGATAAAAACGGAACTCAAAAAACAGGAACTACCGATAGTACGGGAAAGTACACTATTGACGCTACTGGCCTGACGGCTCCTTTTCTTTTAAAAGTCGATCTTCCCAATACCACTTCGCTTTACAGTATCGGGGGGCAGACCGGGATCGTGAATATTCACCCCTTTACCGATATGATCGTCCAGAATTGGTATACTGTTCAAGGTAAGACTATTGCGGCCGCGTTTGCTGACCCTGTAGGCAACCCTCCTCCAACCGCTACGGAAATTAAAGTCATTGCGTCAGTGGTTAAAGAGGTTATTCAATCCTGGCTGGTCAGTAACAATATTGACCCGGCGGCTTTCGACCTGATTTCAACTCCATTTACCGCCAACAGTACAGGGTTTGATAAAATATTGGATCAGACAACCGTTGCCTCGAACGTCATTACCATCACCGATATGGCAACGACCTCCTCTCTGACCTCCACGGTTAACGTCAATACCTCTACCAGCAGTGTTTCATTTAACACAACGACTACAGTGGGAAGTACAACCTCTACCAGTATCACGACGGCGGTAATTCCTACCACATCTGCCGAGCAGACGGCTTTAAACGGAGTGAGTGCGATGTTTAATCAGTTTGCATCGGTGGTCAATACCAAAGGAACCGCCCTAGTAGATACCGATATGATCGGATTTTATGACGCCAGTTATTTAAATGAAGGATTGAATGCCACGATTGGAGCCGGAAGAATGGCGAGTGATATGCGTGGGGCGACCCTGAACTCATTAATCGTTGATAAAATTCTTAGTTATGATGATATCAATAAAGTTGTTCGAG harbors:
- a CDS encoding DUF3224 domain-containing protein, whose product is MSREANCTFKVISWDEKPYQEFEGGAKLTRAKVSLAYQGDISGEGFVEFLMSHAANGTASFVGMEWVKGVVAGKSGSFIIQHVGTYDSGGARSAWSIVPGSGTGELAGIVGKGSYVATSESVPFSFSYEFSGA
- a CDS encoding GNAT family N-acetyltransferase, translated to MDHHTEIDRLVFREVNASRWADFERLFESRGGPKFCWCMVWRETPAEAKHKDGVSRKEAIAGRVSAGIPIGLLGYMDGEPVAWCSVAPRSTYRRLVDDDSADEGIWSIACFFVVRRLRGQGITRRIVKAAVEHARAHGASIVEAYPVDPDSPSYRFMGFVSMFEEAGFCETGRAGTRRHIMQLKVRP
- a CDS encoding MarR family transcriptional regulator, which translates into the protein MKKESLSPKKNRFALPCACANLRRAARLVTRLYDEELAGTGLELSQFTLLMALSRAGEIAQGRLGAVLSLDSTTLTRTLKPLIEEGLLQTRPGLDRRERLVGLTKAGKKKFISTLPNWESAQERLQQKLSLRKYDDLMRLLGELE